GGAAACTGCTTCTTCTACTGTTTTTCCCGTTACCTTTATCTGTTTCACTTTTTAGCTCCCCTATCAATTTCATTTTTCTTATTCTTTTTCGGGGCTGTAATAAAATAAGTCTGTACGATCATAAATAAGTTACCAATTACCCAGTAGAGTGATAATGCTGCAGGGAAATTAATCGCAAATACAACAATCATGACCGGCATGATATAAAGAAGCATTTTCATTTGCGGGTTCGGGTTGTCCGTTCCGCCCATCATAATTTTCTGCTGAAGGAAGGTGGTAAGACCCGCAACAACAGGCAAGATATAATAAGGGTCATGCACACCTAAATCGAACCATAGGAAGCTGTGATTCTTAATTTCCTGAGTACGCATAATCGCATGGTAAAAACCAAGCAGGATCGGCATCTGAATCAGCAGTGGCAGACAGCCAGCCAATGGGTTAACCCCTTGGGATTGGAAAAGCTGCATGGTTTCCTGCTGAAGCTTCTGCTGCGTTGTTGCATCCTTGGAA
This genomic stretch from Fictibacillus marinisediminis harbors:
- the spoIIIJ gene encoding YidC family membrane integrase SpoIIIJ; its protein translation is MRKKLGITFALVSLMVLLSGCSSTKTPITPESTGFWDEYFVYPLSWVITQFAEMMGNNYGLSIVVVTILIRLALLPLMIQQTRSSKAMQNIQPELQKLREKYSSKDATTQQKLQQETMQLFQSQGVNPLAGCLPLLIQMPILLGFYHAIMRTQEIKNHSFLWFDLGVHDPYYILPVVAGLTTFLQQKIMMGGTDNPNPQMKMLLYIMPVMIVVFAINFPAALSLYWVIGNLFMIVQTYFITAPKKNKKNEIDRGAKK